The following are encoded together in the Thermosipho japonicus genome:
- a CDS encoding flagellar hook-basal body complex protein, producing MIRSIYSGVTGLQGFQQAIDVVGNNIANVSTIGFKASRVTYATTFSQVLELSKRATELTGGTNPKQIGYGVKVASIDKIMSQGSFQNTGKKTDLAIQGDGFFILKDGSGKTYYTRAGNFDLDVNGTLVQASSGLKLQGWVAEPDPESGKRFVDTNKPISDIQISAGLSMAAKKTSYMTVANNLDARVGPSKTVMTLSGYGGNSVDVKILFDRESGALQEPFSDYQIYRAKVYSGSDDSVDGEIYIKFDKFGNVVQSGAIKQSLSATATADGSLTLNNIQQDDGNYTFIIKDVNGNILDVQTSSVSSGNATISSEKIVNGGNYIVEIANDVVDLQTPGYVLSTETPTSVAANQIDFTYNGTTTTSPVKVFVRDGDGNVVGEYSLDNITNGSSYSLSGVFNASGAYTVEVVREDTVNSVVVPGSGEPRFYEADNPTNFAVSEFNSPFYTTSVQVYDTLGNAYTLYIDFVKLSANYYDGTDTFKNAWAFRVRNASGENIKYLSNYETGQEITSGTAGVVTFDESGRFTGIYAFDPSTGKVNRGESIDAIKFDAGENGDGEVKIKLNLTGITQFAATSDAYVTEQNGNAQGTLESFSIAENGDIIGTFSNGLTDKLGKVALAIFNNPAGLLEAGNSLYTESANSGGAIIRQPGFGGSGSLISGALEMSNVDLSEEFTKLIIAQRGFQANARVVTTADQILQEVVNLRR from the coding sequence ATGATTAGGTCAATTTATAGTGGTGTTACAGGATTGCAAGGATTTCAACAAGCAATTGATGTTGTTGGAAATAACATTGCAAACGTTAGTACAATTGGCTTTAAAGCTTCTAGGGTTACTTATGCAACAACCTTTTCCCAAGTATTAGAATTGTCTAAAAGAGCTACAGAATTAACAGGAGGTACAAATCCAAAGCAGATAGGTTATGGTGTTAAGGTAGCATCTATTGATAAAATCATGTCACAAGGAAGTTTTCAAAATACTGGAAAGAAAACTGATTTAGCAATTCAAGGAGATGGCTTTTTCATTTTAAAAGATGGTTCAGGAAAGACATATTATACAAGGGCTGGTAATTTTGATTTGGATGTAAATGGTACATTAGTACAAGCATCTTCAGGGCTTAAATTACAAGGATGGGTTGCAGAACCGGATCCAGAATCTGGAAAGAGATTTGTTGATACTAATAAGCCAATTTCAGATATTCAAATTTCTGCAGGTCTTTCAATGGCTGCTAAAAAAACATCTTATATGACTGTTGCTAATAATCTTGATGCAAGAGTTGGGCCTAGTAAAACAGTTATGACACTTTCTGGTTATGGAGGAAATTCTGTAGATGTAAAAATACTTTTTGACCGTGAAAGTGGAGCATTGCAAGAACCATTCTCAGATTACCAGATCTATAGAGCAAAGGTTTATAGTGGAAGTGATGATTCTGTTGATGGAGAAATTTATATTAAATTTGATAAATTTGGAAATGTAGTTCAATCTGGTGCGATAAAGCAATCACTTTCTGCAACAGCAACGGCTGATGGAAGCTTAACTTTAAACAATATTCAACAAGATGATGGGAATTATACGTTTATTATTAAAGATGTAAACGGAAATATTTTGGACGTTCAAACTTCGAGTGTTTCAAGCGGTAATGCAACAATTTCATCTGAAAAAATAGTTAATGGTGGAAATTATATCGTAGAAATAGCAAACGATGTTGTTGACTTACAAACTCCTGGGTATGTATTATCAACCGAAACTCCAACTAGTGTTGCAGCTAACCAGATAGACTTTACGTATAATGGAACAACTACTACTTCACCTGTAAAAGTATTTGTAAGGGATGGAGATGGAAATGTAGTAGGAGAGTATAGCTTAGATAATATAACAAATGGAAGTTCATATAGTTTATCAGGAGTATTTAATGCAAGTGGAGCATATACAGTAGAAGTGGTAAGAGAAGATACTGTTAATAGTGTAGTAGTACCTGGTAGTGGTGAACCTAGATTTTATGAGGCAGATAATCCAACAAATTTTGCAGTTTCTGAGTTTAATTCTCCATTTTACACTACTTCGGTGCAAGTTTATGATACATTAGGAAATGCCTATACCTTGTATATAGATTTTGTAAAACTTTCAGCAAATTACTATGATGGTACAGACACTTTCAAAAATGCTTGGGCCTTTAGAGTGAGAAACGCAAGTGGAGAAAATATTAAATATCTTTCTAATTATGAAACAGGCCAAGAAATTACTAGTGGGACGGCTGGTGTTGTAACGTTTGATGAAAGCGGAAGATTTACTGGAATTTATGCTTTCGATCCTTCTACCGGTAAGGTAAATAGAGGTGAATCAATAGATGCTATAAAATTTGATGCTGGTGAAAATGGAGATGGAGAAGTAAAGATAAAGTTAAATTTGACTGGAATAACTCAATTTGCAGCAACTTCTGATGCTTATGTTACAGAACAAAATGGTAATGCTCAAGGAACTTTAGAATCTTTCTCAATAGCTGAAAATGGAGATATAATTGGAACATTTAGTAATGGACTTACCGATAAATTGGGAAAAGTAGCACTTGCTATATTTAATAATCCAGCAGGTTTGTTGGAAGCAGGAAATTCACTATATACAGAAAGTGCAAATAGTGGAGGAGCTATAATTAGGCAACCAGGTTTTGGGGGATCAGGGTCTCTAATATCAGGTGCACTAGAGATGTCGAATGTAGATTTATCAGAAGAATTTACAAAATTAATTATTGCGCAGAGAGGTTTTCAGGCTAATGCTAGGGTTGTAACAACTGCTGACCAAATTCTTCAAGAAGTTGTTAATTTGAGACGATAA
- a CDS encoding flagellar motor protein MotB encodes MAKKQECPKGAPLWMTTYGDMVTLLLTFFVLLFAMSSISPGKFQQVAVGLTSALNGNPPSVLTGGKSLQTEPLISQNPGVYQEILKISEEYKGKVTVEERDEGTLITISDLDIFNPGSARLTAEAKKLLEKLGAVIIEHTTNVLEVYGYANEIPVPENSIYQSNWHLSAARASSVVYFFTTELKQKRTLERIADIQLGRFDPDYYYAAERFLPIGKGDIEIQKEIKALRNLYEFELEEMRKKLVAGEITREEWNNFVAQKTEETDNKIRQLRDKYRRIDILIKRELAK; translated from the coding sequence ATGGCTAAAAAACAAGAATGTCCTAAGGGTGCTCCGCTTTGGATGACAACATACGGAGATATGGTGACCCTTTTGCTTACATTTTTTGTTTTGTTATTTGCAATGTCAAGTATTAGTCCAGGAAAATTTCAACAAGTTGCAGTTGGATTAACATCAGCATTAAATGGTAATCCACCAAGTGTACTTACAGGAGGAAAATCTCTGCAAACTGAGCCTTTGATATCTCAAAACCCGGGTGTATATCAGGAAATATTGAAAATTTCAGAAGAGTATAAAGGAAAAGTAACGGTAGAGGAAAGAGACGAAGGTACATTAATTACAATTAGCGATTTGGATATATTTAATCCTGGTAGTGCGCGTTTAACAGCCGAAGCAAAAAAACTATTGGAAAAATTAGGAGCAGTAATTATTGAACATACGACAAATGTTCTAGAAGTATATGGATATGCTAATGAAATTCCTGTACCAGAAAATTCTATTTACCAATCAAATTGGCATTTAAGTGCAGCTAGGGCATCAAGTGTTGTTTACTTTTTTACTACAGAGCTAAAGCAAAAGAGGACACTTGAAAGAATTGCAGATATACAATTGGGAAGATTTGATCCAGATTACTATTATGCAGCTGAAAGATTTCTTCCAATTGGCAAAGGAGATATTGAAATTCAAAAGGAAATAAAAGCGTTAAGAAATTTATACGAATTTGAACTTGAAGAGATGAGAAAAAAATTAGTTGCTGGAGAAATTACAAGAGAAGAATGGAATAATTTTGTAGCACAAAAAACTGAAGAAACAGATAATAAGATAAGACAATTAAGAGATAAGTATAGAAGAATTGATATTTTAATAAAGCGTGAACTTGCAAAATAG
- a CDS encoding motility protein A — MDIALIGGIGIAFAMVVFGIVSGGGDFAAFINIPSIVIVIGGSIGAAVAANPKDIGFKIVQIALEALKEPKTDYVNLLKTLVSLSEKARREGLLSLEENIEQLDDPFMKKGLQLLVDGTEPEVLKSMLEIEVEVASNEMNLKKGLFEAIGAYAPAFGMIGTLIGLIQMLKSLNDPNSLGPSMAVALITTLYGSIMANAMALPIAEKIAKRVISFEMEKTMILEGILSIQAGENPRILEEKLKSFLPDAVKAQYEAATQEAGA; from the coding sequence ATGGATATAGCGTTAATTGGTGGTATTGGTATAGCTTTTGCTATGGTTGTTTTTGGAATTGTTTCGGGTGGTGGAGATTTTGCAGCGTTTATTAATATTCCGTCCATTGTTATAGTTATAGGGGGTTCTATTGGAGCTGCAGTTGCAGCAAATCCGAAAGATATAGGTTTTAAAATTGTTCAAATAGCCCTTGAAGCTTTAAAAGAGCCGAAAACCGATTATGTTAATTTGTTAAAAACACTTGTATCTTTGTCAGAAAAGGCAAGAAGAGAAGGTCTCTTATCACTTGAGGAAAATATAGAGCAACTTGATGATCCATTTATGAAAAAAGGGCTTCAACTTTTAGTTGATGGTACAGAACCTGAAGTTTTAAAGTCAATGCTTGAAATAGAAGTTGAGGTTGCTAGTAATGAAATGAATTTGAAGAAGGGGCTTTTTGAAGCAATTGGAGCTTATGCACCTGCATTTGGAATGATAGGAACTTTGATAGGGTTGATACAAATGCTTAAAAGTCTTAATGACCCTAACTCATTAGGACCTTCAATGGCGGTTGCATTGATTACAACATTGTATGGTTCTATAATGGCAAATGCAATGGCACTTCCTATAGCAGAAAAAATTGCAAAAAGGGTAATAAGTTTTGAAATGGAAAAAACAATGATTTTAGAAGGGATTTTGTCGATTCAAGCTGGTGAAAACCCAAGAATATTGGAAGAAAAATTAAAGTCATTCTTACCAGATGCTGTAAAAGCTCAGTATGAAGCAGCTACTCAGGAGGCGGGCGCATAA
- a CDS encoding flagellar hook assembly protein FlgD: MMNWVSMDNIYNLSTNSKKQEIKKELDKEAFLELLVTQLKNQDPLEPLKDREFIAQMTQLSTLEQITNMSESVQKFVESSASLYRAQASSMVGKYAVVKSNVLELSSGTTSTQVFKLESPSHVILKIYDESGKLVRQEDLGNLSEGMQTFLWDGRNDDGVMLPDGKYTFNLYSVQPDGNLEEISAMDGGKVEAVQFRDNDVYVLVNGNLYPISSIIEISQEG, from the coding sequence ATGATGAATTGGGTTTCGATGGATAATATATACAATTTAAGTACAAATTCAAAAAAACAAGAAATAAAAAAGGAATTAGACAAAGAAGCGTTTTTGGAACTTTTAGTAACTCAATTAAAAAATCAAGATCCATTAGAACCATTAAAAGATAGGGAATTTATTGCTCAGATGACACAATTATCCACATTAGAACAGATTACTAATATGAGTGAGTCTGTACAGAAGTTTGTTGAAAGTTCTGCTTCGTTGTACAGAGCTCAAGCTTCTTCCATGGTTGGAAAGTATGCAGTTGTAAAATCAAATGTGTTAGAGTTATCAAGCGGGACAACATCGACTCAAGTTTTCAAATTAGAGTCTCCATCGCATGTTATTTTGAAAATTTATGATGAAAGTGGAAAATTGGTTCGTCAAGAAGATTTAGGTAATTTGAGTGAAGGAATGCAGACCTTTCTTTGGGATGGTAGAAACGATGATGGTGTGATGCTTCCTGATGGGAAATACACCTTCAATCTTTATTCAGTACAACCTGACGGGAATTTAGAAGAAATCTCAGCTATGGATGGAGGAAAAGTGGAAGCAGTACAATTTAGGGATAACGATGTTTATGTTCTAGTAAATGGGAATTTGTATCCTATAAGTTCAATAATAGAAATTTCGCAAGAGGGGTGA
- a CDS encoding flagellar hook-length control protein FliK, giving the protein MNFLMQIVNIKKDSNLKLASGQKITDNQNFKGFEQALLETKRKVMANFLSKRVFEISSNIKKELITPAMELKKAIESLSLTKNKQNGVGQLNKLGGKNAIIKNDTNKVIEKNTNVLDAEKRIVVENSKILSLKKLEENSKLSDKEFKTKISKKDQDFILKEIKSISKKVIVDESKNNLSVETNLDSSIENIDIKKSSNKKEIKIISNSKDNKVKTKIVPKKDVVKKLIVNERKLIKDDRLKKEILEVEMTKKVKNLIQKDTKDKVVVEDKDLNKIQLEDKFKSKIQFIEDLERKMKSELGVENGTSLKEKKAENDTQNFYLKKSDKKIHNLASKKIIKDVLKEEKIISKNFVHRVLNIPDNSKKAVVINEKEINLKKGEKLIILIEPSKLLNLESKRSKYEYKKVLRNNLPSRKITWNNKLEKIPLVLKTNLKDFVKGSNELKDNFKGLNEKDNIKLKISSKKFLILDNKVNVDSVFSNDRTIKAIVLQPMIVNMFDTQENFESIRKLDNLMLKKENSEHLKIDLKSIKKNVETLNGLIRKMESVLKNNKSEISVRFVVERENKISKLKSEFNDIKPKVSNNIKEFYAKKSYQSLSHIDENIVRPGDIQTEKLDLNQKVEIETQNRNIENIYKKVVEMINFKGEIIKEKAVINLEHPAFGKMEINLEKIKDEVVVKFVFDNSDSKEVIEKGLINLRERLLNVGLEVKEFNLEVKEEQEWYEDENQQSNEDQQQEQKRRQKRWVKQDDELGFDG; this is encoded by the coding sequence ATGAACTTTTTGATGCAAATTGTTAATATAAAGAAAGATTCTAATTTAAAGTTAGCAAGTGGTCAAAAAATAACAGATAATCAAAACTTTAAAGGCTTTGAGCAAGCGCTACTTGAAACAAAAAGGAAAGTAATGGCTAATTTTCTTTCTAAAAGAGTATTTGAAATATCTAGTAACATTAAAAAAGAATTAATAACTCCTGCTATGGAGTTAAAGAAAGCTATAGAAAGTTTGTCATTGACAAAGAATAAGCAAAATGGAGTTGGGCAATTAAATAAGTTAGGTGGAAAAAATGCAATTATTAAGAATGATACTAACAAAGTTATAGAAAAAAATACAAACGTACTGGATGCAGAGAAAAGAATAGTTGTTGAAAATAGTAAAATTCTATCATTGAAAAAATTAGAAGAAAATTCTAAACTAAGTGATAAAGAATTCAAAACCAAAATAAGTAAAAAAGATCAAGATTTTATTTTAAAAGAAATTAAAAGTATTAGCAAAAAGGTTATTGTTGATGAAAGTAAAAATAATTTATCAGTTGAAACAAATTTAGATTCAAGTATTGAAAATATCGATATAAAGAAAAGTAGTAATAAAAAAGAAATAAAAATAATTTCTAATTCTAAAGATAATAAAGTTAAAACTAAAATTGTTCCAAAAAAAGATGTGGTAAAAAAGCTAATAGTCAATGAAAGAAAATTAATAAAGGACGATAGATTAAAAAAAGAAATTTTGGAAGTTGAAATGACTAAAAAAGTCAAAAATTTAATTCAAAAAGATACCAAAGACAAGGTAGTTGTTGAAGATAAAGATTTAAACAAAATTCAATTGGAAGATAAGTTTAAGTCAAAAATTCAATTTATTGAAGATTTAGAGCGAAAAATGAAGAGTGAGTTAGGTGTAGAAAATGGAACTTCTTTAAAAGAAAAGAAAGCTGAAAATGATACTCAAAATTTTTATTTGAAAAAAAGTGATAAAAAAATTCATAATCTAGCAAGTAAAAAAATAATTAAAGATGTCTTGAAGGAAGAAAAAATAATTAGCAAGAATTTTGTGCATAGAGTTTTAAATATACCAGATAACAGTAAAAAAGCTGTTGTTATTAATGAAAAAGAAATAAATCTAAAAAAAGGTGAAAAACTAATAATTCTAATAGAACCCAGTAAGTTGTTAAATTTAGAGAGTAAAAGAAGTAAATATGAATATAAAAAAGTTTTGAGAAATAATTTACCTTCAAGAAAAATTACATGGAATAATAAATTAGAGAAAATTCCTTTAGTTTTAAAAACTAATTTAAAAGATTTTGTAAAAGGTAGCAATGAGTTAAAAGATAATTTTAAAGGTTTAAATGAAAAAGATAATATAAAGTTAAAAATTTCAAGCAAAAAGTTTTTGATATTGGATAATAAGGTTAATGTTGATAGTGTTTTTTCAAATGATAGAACCATAAAAGCTATTGTTTTACAACCGATGATAGTCAATATGTTTGACACTCAAGAAAATTTTGAAAGTATTAGAAAATTGGATAATCTGATGTTGAAAAAAGAAAACAGTGAGCATTTAAAAATTGATTTAAAGTCTATAAAGAAAAATGTGGAAACTTTAAATGGATTAATTAGGAAAATGGAAAGTGTTTTGAAGAATAATAAAAGTGAGATAAGTGTAAGGTTTGTTGTTGAAAGAGAAAATAAAATTTCAAAATTGAAAAGTGAATTTAATGATATTAAGCCAAAAGTGTCTAATAATATAAAAGAATTTTATGCCAAAAAAAGTTACCAATCTCTTTCACATATTGATGAAAATATTGTAAGGCCTGGTGATATACAAACTGAGAAGTTAGATTTAAATCAGAAGGTGGAAATTGAAACTCAAAATAGAAATATAGAGAATATTTATAAAAAAGTTGTTGAAATGATCAACTTTAAAGGGGAAATAATTAAAGAAAAAGCGGTTATAAATTTAGAACACCCTGCTTTTGGAAAGATGGAGATAAATTTGGAAAAAATAAAAGATGAAGTAGTTGTAAAGTTTGTATTTGATAATAGTGATTCAAAGGAAGTTATAGAAAAGGGATTGATTAATTTAAGAGAAAGGTTATTAAATGTAGGTTTGGAGGTAAAAGAATTTAATTTAGAAGTTAAAGAAGAGCAAGAATGGTATGAGGATGAAAATCAGCAATCTAATGAAGATCAACAACAAGAGCAAAAGCGAAGACAAAAAAGGTGGGTGAAACAGGATGATGAATTGGGTTTCGATGGATAA
- a CDS encoding flagellar FlbD family protein: MIFIILVTSLSGQQFYLNADYIEKIEELPDTTITLYNGKKYIVSEDAKTVIERIIEYKKKILNIPPLFKDGDE; this comes from the coding sequence GTGATTTTTATCATTTTGGTTACTTCATTATCAGGGCAGCAATTTTATTTAAATGCTGACTACATTGAAAAAATAGAAGAACTTCCTGACACTACAATAACCTTGTATAACGGTAAAAAATATATAGTGTCAGAAGATGCTAAAACAGTTATAGAAAGAATTATTGAATACAAAAAGAAAATTTTAAATATTCCTCCTTTATTTAAGGATGGTGATGAGTAA